In Kitasatospora gansuensis, a genomic segment contains:
- a CDS encoding TIGR02452 family protein — MSSRMHEVATVNEAIAERGSYPVGGVEVEVGGLLAAARAGTVSYGPSDRPAATGAFGGVPEVTAEGSMQAARRLTEEGGSHVAVLNFASARNPGGGYLRGAKAQEEDLCRSALLYHCLLAAPDYYEAHRASGDLHYSHRVIWSPAVPVIRDDRRELLAQPYTVSFLTSPAPNAGQLTLRSEGRPVDVRAVLAERAGRVLGVAAAHGVRELVLGAWGCGVFRNDPAEVAEAFAEALGSYGGSFDRVVFAVWDRTPVSANRAAFEARFGA, encoded by the coding sequence ATGAGCAGCAGAATGCACGAAGTGGCCACCGTGAACGAGGCGATCGCCGAGCGGGGGAGCTACCCGGTCGGCGGTGTCGAGGTCGAGGTGGGCGGGCTGCTGGCCGCGGCCCGGGCCGGGACGGTGTCGTACGGTCCGTCGGATCGGCCTGCGGCCACCGGGGCGTTCGGTGGGGTGCCGGAGGTGACGGCCGAGGGCAGCATGCAGGCCGCCCGGCGGCTGACCGAGGAGGGCGGCTCGCACGTCGCGGTGCTCAACTTCGCCTCGGCCCGCAACCCCGGGGGCGGCTACCTGCGCGGGGCGAAGGCGCAGGAGGAGGACCTCTGCCGCAGTGCCCTGCTCTACCACTGCCTGCTGGCCGCGCCCGACTACTACGAGGCGCACCGCGCCTCCGGCGACCTCCACTACAGCCACCGGGTGATCTGGTCCCCGGCGGTGCCGGTGATCCGGGACGACCGGCGCGAGCTGCTCGCGCAGCCGTACACCGTCTCGTTCCTCACCTCGCCCGCGCCCAACGCCGGGCAGCTGACGCTCCGTTCGGAGGGCCGGCCGGTGGACGTCCGGGCGGTGCTGGCGGAGCGGGCCGGGCGGGTGCTCGGGGTCGCGGCGGCGCACGGGGTGCGGGAGTTGGTGCTCGGGGCCTGGGGCTGCGGGGTGTTCCGCAACGACCCCGCCGAGGTGGCGGAGGCGTTCGCGGAGGCGCTCGGCTCGTACGGGGGGAGCTTCGACCGGGTGGTGTTCGCGGTCTGGGACCGTACGCCGGTCTCGGCCAACCGGGCCGCCTTCGAGGCGCGGTTCGGGGCCTGA
- a CDS encoding tyrosine-protein phosphatase, translated as MTTDREFDATSTLLAVPDVQNFRDAGVGGLRTGLLFRSGSLNRMTPDGAQRLKALGVRTVIDLRTAAELAVWPNERHGLTYRQHHLPLVPDNDGSKPTWPATQAEAYPFMAEVGGPAVAGAVRRLAEPDAFPAVIHCAVGKDRTGLTIAVIHSLAGLSEAEIMTDYLRSNAGLGLDQGPLPYTDEHGRQQFAHPVRSDNLLAALARIDALHGSIPAYLRAHGVTDTELDTLRDALRP; from the coding sequence ATGACGACCGACCGTGAGTTCGATGCCACGTCCACCCTCCTCGCCGTACCCGACGTGCAGAACTTCCGCGACGCGGGGGTGGGCGGCCTCCGCACCGGCCTGCTGTTCCGCTCCGGCTCCCTCAACCGGATGACCCCGGACGGCGCCCAGCGGCTGAAGGCCCTCGGCGTCCGGACCGTCATCGACCTGCGCACCGCGGCCGAGCTCGCCGTCTGGCCGAACGAGCGCCACGGCCTGACGTACCGGCAGCACCACCTCCCGCTGGTCCCGGACAACGACGGCTCGAAGCCGACCTGGCCGGCCACCCAGGCGGAGGCCTACCCCTTCATGGCCGAGGTCGGCGGGCCCGCCGTGGCCGGCGCCGTCCGCCGGCTGGCCGAGCCGGACGCCTTCCCCGCCGTGATCCACTGCGCCGTCGGCAAGGACCGCACCGGCCTCACCATCGCGGTGATCCACTCACTGGCCGGCCTCTCCGAGGCCGAGATCATGACCGACTACCTGCGCTCCAACGCCGGCCTCGGCCTCGACCAGGGCCCGCTCCCCTACACCGACGAACACGGCCGCCAACAGTTCGCCCACCCGGTCCGCTCCGACAACCTCCTCGCGGCCCTGGCCCGGATCGACGCCCTGCACGGCTCCATCCCCGCCTACCTCCGCGCCCACGGCGTCACCGACACCGAGCTCGACACCCTCCGGGACGCCCTCCGCCCGTAA
- a CDS encoding SDR family oxidoreductase, whose product MSDEVILITGGGRGIGAATALLAAERGYRVCVNYRTDEAAAAGVVERIEAAGGSALAVRADVSRSTEVERLFRTVDEEFGPLTALVNNAGTLEKQGRLDELDEDRLARIWAANITGPFLCAGAAVRRMSTRYGGRGGAIVNVSSAASRLGSPNEYVDYAASKGALDSMTTGLALEVAAEGIRVNAVRPGLIHTDIHALGGEPARVDRVGPLLPMGRGGRPEEVAEGILYLLSPGASYVTGAFLDLAGGR is encoded by the coding sequence ATGAGTGATGAAGTGATCCTGATCACCGGCGGCGGCCGCGGCATCGGCGCCGCCACCGCACTGCTGGCCGCCGAACGCGGCTACCGGGTGTGCGTCAACTACCGCACCGACGAGGCCGCGGCGGCCGGCGTGGTGGAGCGGATCGAGGCGGCCGGCGGCAGCGCGCTCGCGGTCCGGGCGGACGTCAGCCGCAGCACCGAGGTCGAGCGCCTGTTCCGCACCGTGGACGAGGAGTTCGGCCCGCTCACCGCTCTGGTGAACAACGCCGGGACGCTGGAGAAGCAGGGCCGCCTGGACGAGCTGGACGAGGACCGGCTGGCCCGGATCTGGGCCGCCAACATCACCGGCCCGTTCCTCTGCGCGGGCGCCGCCGTCCGCCGGATGTCCACCCGGTACGGCGGCCGGGGCGGGGCGATCGTGAACGTCTCCTCCGCCGCCTCCCGGCTCGGCTCGCCCAACGAGTACGTCGACTACGCCGCCTCCAAGGGCGCGTTGGACAGCATGACCACCGGACTGGCCCTGGAGGTCGCCGCCGAGGGCATCCGGGTCAACGCCGTCCGCCCCGGCCTGATCCACACCGACATCCACGCCCTCGGCGGCGAACCCGCCCGGGTGGACCGGGTCGGACCGCTGCTCCCGATGGGCCGGGGCGGCCGCCCGGAGGAGGTCGCCGAGGGCATCCTGTACCTGCTCTCGCCCGGCGCCTCGTACGTCACCGGCGCCTTCCTCGACCTGGCCGGCGGCCGCTGA
- a CDS encoding DNA glycosylase AlkZ-like family protein, translating to MANSGIPTAKLRGWWAHRQWLDGGHPGASAAEVLTATGWARSVGGAAPYLGLFARAGLDRVAVDAAVAALEVHELPSARGCTYVLPAADFALGLAAGAAAPESDVAMAGKHLGVSRDEIEKLCLAISQVLSDTDPLEPPAIRAAVGDAVRGLGDAGRKRGRTTTLPIALGLLQARGLIRRVPVNGRLDQQRYGYVSWDQPVHGSATELAERYFSWAAPASIKHFRWFTGFTAATAKAATAPLDLAELPGTDLLIPTQLQLEFDEFSTPTTPSYALLAGIDGLHLLHRDLPRLLDPADAERSSPAAKDGRSFGTEADPQSHLVVDRGRIVGIWEYDPEEGEIVHQLFVPPDEALREAVARTESFVRDQLGDARGFSLDSPKSRAPKIAAIRAASAASR from the coding sequence ATGGCGAACAGCGGGATCCCGACGGCGAAGCTCCGCGGCTGGTGGGCGCACCGGCAGTGGCTGGACGGCGGCCACCCGGGCGCCTCGGCGGCCGAGGTGCTGACGGCCACCGGCTGGGCCCGGTCGGTCGGCGGCGCGGCCCCGTACCTGGGCCTGTTCGCCCGGGCCGGGCTGGACCGGGTGGCGGTGGACGCCGCCGTGGCCGCACTGGAGGTGCACGAGCTGCCGTCCGCCCGGGGCTGCACGTACGTGCTCCCGGCGGCCGACTTCGCCCTCGGCCTGGCGGCCGGGGCCGCCGCGCCCGAGAGCGACGTGGCGATGGCCGGGAAGCACCTCGGCGTGAGCCGGGACGAGATCGAGAAACTCTGCCTGGCGATCTCCCAAGTCCTCTCCGACACCGACCCGTTGGAGCCCCCGGCGATCCGCGCGGCGGTCGGCGACGCGGTCCGCGGCCTCGGCGACGCAGGTCGCAAACGCGGCCGGACCACCACCCTGCCGATCGCCCTCGGCCTGCTGCAGGCCCGGGGGCTGATCCGCCGGGTCCCCGTCAACGGCCGCCTGGACCAACAGCGTTACGGCTACGTCAGCTGGGACCAGCCGGTCCACGGTTCCGCCACCGAGCTGGCCGAGCGGTACTTCTCCTGGGCCGCCCCGGCCTCGATCAAGCACTTCCGCTGGTTCACCGGCTTCACCGCCGCCACCGCGAAGGCCGCCACCGCCCCGCTCGACCTGGCCGAACTACCCGGCACCGACCTGCTGATTCCCACTCAACTCCAGCTCGAATTCGACGAGTTCAGCACTCCCACCACGCCGTCGTACGCGCTGCTGGCCGGCATCGACGGCCTGCACCTGCTGCACCGCGACCTGCCCCGCCTGCTCGACCCCGCCGACGCCGAGCGCTCCTCCCCCGCCGCCAAGGACGGCCGCAGTTTCGGCACCGAGGCCGACCCGCAGAGCCACCTGGTGGTGGACCGGGGCCGGATCGTCGGGATCTGGGAGTACGACCCCGAGGAGGGCGAGATCGTCCACCAGCTCTTCGTGCCGCCCGACGAGGCGCTGCGCGAGGCGGTGGCCAGGACCGAGAGCTTCGTCCGGGACCAGCTCGGCGACGCCCGCGGCTTCAGCCTCGACTCACCGAAGAGCCGCGCCCCGAAGATCGCCGCCATCCGGGCCGCCTCAGCCGCCTCCCGGTGA
- a CDS encoding nucleotidyltransferase domain-containing protein yields MHVLLSGIVGSTAYGLAHAGSDLDRLGLFAAPTEEFHGLHRPSESHVTTSPDRTLHEAAKWCRLALGGNPTASELVWLPEELYEVRTPLGEELIAIRTSFLSERAVKNSYLGYATQQFRKLTTRDTTDPVTRARAAKHARHLIRLVRQGIALHETGHLEIRLADPDGVRAFGERIADHPDLAASLLADAEDRFGRPGVLPAAPDEAPAEAWLRRVRAAHLAGSA; encoded by the coding sequence ATGCACGTCCTGCTCTCCGGCATCGTCGGTTCCACCGCGTACGGGCTCGCGCACGCGGGCTCCGACCTCGACCGGCTCGGCCTGTTCGCGGCGCCCACCGAGGAGTTCCACGGCCTGCACCGCCCGTCCGAGTCGCACGTCACCACCTCGCCCGACCGCACCCTGCACGAGGCGGCCAAGTGGTGCCGCCTCGCCCTCGGCGGCAACCCGACCGCGTCCGAACTGGTCTGGCTGCCCGAGGAGCTGTACGAGGTGCGTACGCCGCTCGGCGAGGAACTGATCGCGATCCGTACCAGCTTCCTCAGCGAGCGCGCGGTCAAGAACTCCTATCTCGGCTACGCCACCCAGCAGTTCAGGAAACTGACCACCCGGGACACCACCGACCCGGTCACCAGGGCCCGGGCCGCCAAACACGCCCGCCACCTGATCCGTCTGGTCCGCCAGGGCATCGCCCTGCACGAGACCGGCCACCTGGAGATCCGGCTCGCCGACCCGGACGGGGTCCGCGCCTTCGGCGAACGCATCGCCGACCACCCGGACCTCGCCGCGTCGCTGCTCGCCGACGCCGAAGACCGCTTCGGCCGTCCCGGTGTGCTGCCGGCCGCTCCGGACGAGGCGCCGGCCGAAGCCTGGCTGCGCCGGGTGCGGGCGGCGCACCTCGCCGGCAGCGCCTGA
- a CDS encoding RICIN domain-containing protein codes for MSNPSNGGRRGRHRRRWSAAALLLAVPLAAVPYFLFTQEDSQAAAVEDGAYYRLVSVRSGKVLDVNGFSTADGTRLQQWTDQNTANQQWRLKPTGDGWYELVNRNSGKVLGIAGGSTAQAAVAEQQTDSSSASQQWRIEDVSGSDAVTFTSRRSGQVLDVSGSSPDQGAQIIQWPGKGSSNQQWKLVKTAEAPPSGPGGAQGGNGSYVWQNAQVVGGGYVTGLVFNQKEKGLLYGRTDMGGAYRWDTGAEQWIPLTDWVGEKDWNLQGIDAVATDPVDPNRLYLAAGTYTNEWAGNGAILRSGDRGRTFQRTDLPFKLGSNEDGRGAGERLVIDPADHETLLLGSRKNGLWRSTDHGVTWSQVSSFPVKNGASSGGGITFVTYGPAGSRTIYVGVADKSTNLYRSTDGGGTWQAVSGQPTGQLPQHGVPAGDGSLYLTYTNALGPNGVTAGSVWKYTPSGGAWKNISPSQGSYGFAGLAVDPQKPSTVMVTTLDRWWPEDEIYRSTDGGTTWKAQAAKSVRDASAAPYLGTGIGHWMTALSIDPFDSGHVLYGTGNGIWASKDANATDGGGTSHWTVGARGLEETALADAIAPPGGATLLTSMGDQGGFRYDSLNKVPAGRLNSPTIYHSSDIDFAQSNPSTMVRVGRGGEQDGAYSTDGGLNWNGFKAEPVGSADSGHIAIAADGSSIVWAEVGQAPYRSTDKGASWSKVSGLGTDAVVVADRSAANTFYSLAGGTLHASTDGGATFSARAGNLPSGRLTAVPGIAGDLWIADGGKGLLHSTDGGRTFTTLTTVKSATGLGYGKAAPGASYQALYLIGTVKDVAGVFRSTDKGATWVRINDDAHQWGNFAGQGIVTGDPDTYGRVYIGTNGRGLQYGDPS; via the coding sequence ATGAGCAACCCCTCGAACGGCGGGCGCCGCGGGCGTCACCGCCGTCGCTGGAGCGCCGCCGCTCTGCTGCTCGCCGTGCCGCTCGCCGCGGTGCCGTACTTCCTGTTCACCCAGGAGGACTCCCAGGCCGCGGCGGTGGAGGACGGTGCCTACTACCGGCTGGTCTCCGTACGCAGCGGCAAGGTGCTGGACGTCAACGGCTTCTCCACCGCCGACGGCACCCGGCTCCAGCAGTGGACCGACCAGAACACCGCGAACCAGCAGTGGCGGCTGAAGCCCACCGGGGACGGCTGGTACGAGCTGGTGAACCGCAACAGCGGCAAGGTGCTGGGCATAGCGGGCGGCTCGACCGCCCAGGCGGCGGTCGCCGAGCAGCAGACGGACAGTTCCTCGGCCTCCCAGCAGTGGCGGATCGAGGATGTGAGCGGCTCCGACGCCGTCACCTTCACCTCCCGCAGGAGCGGGCAGGTGCTGGACGTGTCCGGAAGCTCCCCGGACCAAGGCGCGCAGATCATCCAGTGGCCCGGCAAGGGCAGCAGCAACCAGCAGTGGAAGCTGGTGAAGACGGCCGAGGCCCCGCCGTCCGGGCCCGGTGGGGCGCAGGGCGGGAACGGCTCGTACGTGTGGCAGAACGCCCAGGTGGTGGGTGGTGGTTACGTCACCGGGCTGGTCTTCAACCAGAAGGAGAAGGGCCTGCTGTACGGGCGCACCGACATGGGCGGCGCCTACCGCTGGGACACCGGGGCCGAGCAGTGGATCCCGCTGACCGACTGGGTCGGCGAGAAGGACTGGAACCTGCAGGGCATCGATGCGGTGGCCACCGACCCGGTCGACCCCAACCGGCTCTACCTCGCGGCGGGCACCTACACCAACGAGTGGGCCGGCAACGGCGCGATCCTGCGCTCCGGCGACCGCGGCCGGACCTTCCAGCGCACCGATCTGCCGTTCAAGCTGGGCAGCAACGAGGACGGCCGCGGGGCGGGTGAGCGGTTGGTGATCGACCCGGCGGACCACGAGACCCTGCTGCTGGGCAGCCGCAAGAACGGCCTGTGGCGCAGCACCGACCACGGTGTGACGTGGAGTCAGGTCTCCTCGTTCCCGGTCAAGAACGGGGCGAGCAGCGGCGGGGGCATCACCTTCGTGACGTACGGCCCGGCCGGCAGCAGGACGATCTACGTCGGTGTCGCCGACAAGTCCACCAACCTCTACCGCTCCACCGACGGCGGCGGCACCTGGCAGGCCGTATCCGGCCAGCCCACCGGCCAACTGCCGCAGCACGGCGTGCCGGCCGGTGACGGCTCGCTGTACCTGACGTACACCAACGCCCTCGGGCCCAACGGCGTGACGGCGGGTTCGGTGTGGAAGTACACGCCGTCCGGCGGGGCGTGGAAGAACATCTCCCCGTCCCAGGGCAGTTACGGGTTCGCCGGTCTGGCCGTCGACCCGCAGAAGCCGTCCACGGTGATGGTCACCACCCTCGACCGCTGGTGGCCCGAGGACGAGATCTACCGCTCCACCGACGGCGGCACGACCTGGAAGGCGCAGGCCGCGAAGTCGGTGCGGGACGCCTCCGCCGCCCCGTACCTCGGTACCGGCATCGGGCACTGGATGACCGCCCTGTCCATCGATCCCTTCGACTCCGGGCACGTGCTGTACGGCACCGGGAACGGCATCTGGGCCAGCAAGGACGCCAACGCCACCGACGGCGGCGGCACCAGCCACTGGACCGTCGGAGCCCGCGGTCTCGAGGAGACCGCGCTGGCGGACGCGATCGCTCCGCCCGGCGGCGCCACCCTGCTCACCTCCATGGGCGACCAGGGCGGTTTCCGGTACGACTCGCTGAACAAGGTGCCCGCCGGGCGGCTGAACAGCCCGACGATCTACCACAGTTCCGACATCGACTTCGCGCAGTCCAACCCCTCGACGATGGTCCGGGTCGGGCGTGGCGGCGAGCAGGACGGCGCCTACTCCACCGACGGCGGCCTCAACTGGAACGGCTTCAAGGCGGAGCCGGTGGGCAGCGCGGACAGCGGCCACATCGCGATCGCGGCGGACGGTTCCAGCATCGTCTGGGCCGAGGTGGGCCAGGCCCCGTACCGCTCGACCGACAAGGGGGCGAGCTGGTCGAAGGTCAGCGGCCTGGGCACCGACGCCGTGGTCGTCGCCGACCGGTCCGCGGCCAACACCTTCTACTCCCTGGCCGGCGGCACGCTCCACGCCAGCACCGACGGCGGCGCGACCTTCTCCGCCCGGGCCGGCAACCTGCCCTCCGGCCGGCTCACCGCCGTCCCCGGCATCGCCGGTGACCTGTGGATCGCCGACGGCGGCAAGGGGCTGTTGCACTCCACCGACGGCGGCCGCACCTTCACCACGCTCACCACGGTGAAGTCCGCCACCGGCCTCGGCTACGGCAAGGCCGCACCGGGCGCCTCCTACCAGGCCCTGTACCTGATCGGCACCGTCAAGGACGTCGCCGGAGTCTTCCGCTCCACCGACAAGGGCGCCACCTGGGTCCGCATCAACGACGACGCCCACCAGTGGGGTAACTTCGCCGGCCAGGGCATCGTCACCGGCGACCCCGACACCTACGGCCGCGTCTACATCGGCACCAACGGACGCGGTCTCCAGTACGGCGACCCTTCCTGA